The nucleotide window CAATGGAACTAAATCTGCTACTGTTCCAATAGCTGCATACTCAAGTAGTTCTTTAGGAAGTTCACCTAATAATGCTTCTGCGACTTTTAAAGCAACTCCGACTCCTGCTAAGTCGTTAAATGGATAATCAGGAGCTAACCTTGGGTGGATAGTCGCAAATGCATCAGGCAGTTCATCTTGCTCTTCGTGGTGATCTGTAATTATGAGATCGATTCCTAATTCTTTCGCCACCCTAGCTTCATGTGGTGCAGCTATGCCATTATCAACTGTGATAATAACTTCAAACCCCATCGCATGAGCTTCTTGAAAAGCAGCTTCATTAGGACCGTAACCTTCTGTAAAGCGGTTTGGTATGTAAAAGTCAACTTCTGCGCCTAAAAGTTTCAATGTGCGTACGATTACCGATGTAGATGTAACGCCATCCGCATCGTAGTCACCATATACTAGAATTGGTTGTTGTTGGTCGATTGCTTGACGGATCCGCTCGACAACTTTTTCCATATCATCAAATAAAAAAGGGTCGTGTAAGTCATTTAAAGAGGGGCGCAAAAAAGCTTTCGCTTGATCGACTGTTACGATTCCTCTTTTAGCTAACATCCTTTTCAAAACCGGTGATATGTTCAAATCTAATGAATGATGTATATCTTCCGTTTGTATTTTCCAATTCATTTTACTTTCTAACATAAATACACCCCTGACGAACTCATTATACTAGAGCTCATCAAGGGTATCAATCACGTATAGAACTTTAAGAAATAATTAATAAGTTGGGTCCTGATCCTGAGGTGTTTCTTCAGCCTCAAATTTTTCTCGGTCCTTTTTGTTATCCTGATAAGTCGCTGAACCATCTCTCGAACTCTTCTCATTTTCAAACGTTTTCAGCTTTCTCTTCATCTGATAAAATTTAGAAAAACTTACACCAGTGACTAACAAACCTCCTAATAATGCTGAAAGTAAGATAATAAGAATCAGCGGTGCATTAGCTGATGTGAAAAGAAAGTCCACTTCGACTGCATCCACATTAATAACAGCGAATACAGCAATAATGATAGCAAATACTAATGTAAAAATAATCCATGATTGCTGTTTCATTTATTAAAACCTCCTACCTTTCTGTTATTTCTTGTTTACCCGAATTATTGAAAAAATATCCACCTTTTTTAAATCATCCAAAATAGGACAAACACCTTTGTTTAACAGAATAAGTGGCGCAATCCTATCCTTGTATTAGATAATGATTAAAAATCCGCACCCCTCAAACTGGAGTGCGGAACTTTTTATTATACTTGTGGTCCACCTGATGGTTTTTTCTTCGTGTAATCTACTGGATTAGACTCTACTGTTCGACCTCTCCACACTAACCATAGCTGAGCTGCTAAGAATAGAGAAGAGTAAGTACCAGCAATTAAGCCGACAATGAGGGCGAACGAGAAGTACGTAATCGCTTGCGCACCGAAAATGAATAACATCAATGCAGCGAATACGACTGTAATCACCGTGTTAAAACTACGTGCTAATGTCTGCATCAAACTTTTATTTACGATTGCTGCTAGAGATTTGAATGATTTGACCCGCTTCTCAAGTCGTAAGTTCT belongs to Halalkalibacillus sediminis and includes:
- a CDS encoding LapA family protein, with the translated sequence MKQQSWIIFTLVFAIIIAVFAVINVDAVEVDFLFTSANAPLILIILLSALLGGLLVTGVSFSKFYQMKRKLKTFENEKSSRDGSATYQDNKKDREKFEAEETPQDQDPTY